Within Spinacia oleracea cultivar Varoflay chromosome 4, BTI_SOV_V1, whole genome shotgun sequence, the genomic segment AGCTACCAGTTTAGTTGCTGTCTCAGATGAATACAGAGGTTCTAGTTTTCGTGAAACTGATGAATTTTTCACGGagtttttttcatatatataaaataaaaaaaataacaaactgGTGTATTTCAACATACAGGCAGCAAAAGACAAAGACAAACAATACCCCTCATAATACAGGTAATGATCACCCACAAGATCACTACGCAAAGTTCGCAACCATAGGCTCACAATTCCCACAAAACAATGACAGACAGTAAACGTAAAAAACACAATAGCAAGTACATCCAGTGTTCCCTAATACTCCATATGGGACTAATGGGAGACTTGCAAGACTCCCATATGGAAGTTAGATACAATGACGTTTATTATCCAGTAAAAACCTGTCTCATTACAAGCAATTACACAGCGGAGGAAGTAGACTTGAACCTGGAAAATTATCAATATTTCATACAACGCCTCAACAGTATACCACTAGGAAGAGCCCTTAATGACAAAGAGTGCTTCCCTCAACAATGCATTCACATATGTAATTATACAGTACATAAATTTCTCACCCAGGAGGCCTTGACACATTGTCATGAGCAATGGTCACTGGATAATGGATACATTCTGCTAGCACTCTCTCGATTTATTTTCCTAGATGGAGCGTGAAAAGTACTTgtattttttcactttttcaatAGTTTCTAATAGTATATCACTAATTTTCTAgcacaaaaggaaagaaacccaTGTCAAAGCACAGTGTGAACCTATCCAAAAAAAACTATGTGTACAAACTACAAAGCACAGTCCTGGACCTCCTAGCAGATGTTTAGTAAGGTTAGTTAAGCTTTTGTGCGAGTGATAAACTTGTCACAGAGGTAAAATAATAGCTTGTGCAATATACCATACAGAAGGAGCAAAAGATAAGGACAAAGACCAATAACGAAAAGAAGATTCAGTTTAGAATATTACCCCTCATAATACAGGTAAGGACCCACAAGATCACTGCACAAACAATAGGCTCACAGTTTCCACGAGTTCCTATGGTGAAGGTAAACGGATTGAAAAGCCATGCCATCACACAGTAAGTGCATATTTTCTCTGGTACTCCACGTAGCTTCAAAATAGTCCGAATTAAGTAGCCTACTAGCAGATCTGCATATCAGACATATTATAACTCAGATAATGGCCAAATATACTTATGCACGTAAATATGTCATATTTCCTTGCAAAATCCCAAAATCTGCAATTAGCAAGACCACAATAGCAGAAGTTATGGCAAAGGGATTGTTGACCATAGGAATAGATCAAAACTTTCACTTCTTTCTAATGATACATCGAGCACTAACCCCGgaatttcaaaaaataaaaaattcagaATGCAAAGAagtaaacaatatcataaaaaCATGGTCATCCGTCCATCCTTGGTCAAAAATCAAAAGCTCGTCTAAAGATTAATTTGGGAAAATTTCTATTCCCATATTAGAGAATAACCAATAATGTACTAAACAAAAGAGCAGACTGATatagtataaaactaatcttgggcttcaaccatcagcttaagcttttggttgagttggttaTTTGACACAGACACACAAAGATGCTGACATTATGATATCTAATTAAAGTAGTGCCAGCTAAAATACCTTTTCTAAAGCTGGTGTGATGATTCTTTCATACCTGCAGCTGAGAATAAATATTTCCCCCAAGAACGATGAAGAATCGCATTTGGTATGAGTAGAAAGGCGAGCAGTGGTGAATACCGATAGGTGGTCCTTTTGAACGGAGACTCCCCAGAAAATATCAAATTAGCAGCATCCGAAAATACTAGATAATCAACATCAGTGTATCTAACTTCCATATGGGTGTCTTGCCAGTCTCCATAGAGGATCAACAGTACCCGTAAAATTGTTGAGAATATGAGCACTAAACCAAAATTGATCACCATGGATACTACAGGGGATAAAAAAAAATGCAATTACGTATCCAAATGTTTTACATACTCTGTCAGTGAATGAATTTCATCAACACGATACAAATATCAAAGCCACTTCTATGAGCCAAGTACGTATGTTGATAAAGATCTGCTAAAGATAAATAGAGAAAGAAGAACCTGAAATAGGAAGAGGTGTTCACAATCTTACGCCCAAAATTAAGTGCAAATAGTGGCAGTCGGCTTCGGTTCAAATATTATTCAACATTAATCTTCCATTGTTGAAATTTAAATCAAACAACTAGCCTTCAGTTCAAcaacaatattataaaaatcAAGTTAACACTGATAAATTGAGTCtattaaaacaataaaaacaGCATAGGGTAAAATGTTGGATATCAAATTGCGAATTCGTCAAGTTCAATGAGAATGAAATTGGATCTAGAAAagataaaatcaataaatagaAATGAAAAAGTTGAATCAAATGAGAGAAAAGGGAAATGTACCCAAAAGATGATTCGATAATGCAATTTAGATCTCCGTCGCTCAAACCACCCGCGTTGCCGGATGCTACAAACACTGGGCTTTTCTTTTGGGTGGCTAAGGGGGCATGAGCCAGATAGCGGGAACTTGTTTTTCCGCCTTTAGACCATATGTAAAATAATTTCTCCCCTATCCTTCCCCTTCTCAACCTCACTTCCTAATAACTTTATTTTACCTTgtagattttcttttattttcctttCGTCTAGAGAGAGCCACGAAAGGCAAGacaatctaatctaatctaatatatatatatatatatatatacatatatatatatatatatatatatatatatatatatatatatatatatatatatatataaaaaggaggcatatttgctgaattattagagcacCACCTAGGATTATTAATGatttcagccaatgaaaaaaaagatttctaatttatttttgaattaaaaaaatcgagtgccacgtagataattaattaggtgccacgcagataattaattatgtgccacgtagaaattttaattaattactaatatatacgactccatccaaaatcccacgtaggttcgtctttactttttgtattattttatttacttttaattgGAAAACCATTACTTTGACCTTTTATACTATCAAATTGATGAAATTGAAAGTGGAAAACAGTTTCCTGTATATACAGTCTGGAAAAAAGCTTCCTTGATTCCTTCCCAAGATGCaccaacaagtcagacaactaAGTATCAACACTCAGAAAGACCATGCACTTAAAGAACAACTCATGCACTTAAAAAGCTTTCTTCCTACAACTCATGCACTTAGGCTCCATTTGGtaaggcgtaaaacgttttcattgtaaaatgattttccatggaaaacattttccaagggaaaacacaattccaaaccaggtttcctttgtttggtaccttaaaggaaaacgggagaagatggtgaagattgaggggaagaaaagagagggaggtaaggaggaaagaaggaaaagtgatttccctccctttcaaatgaaaacgggttttccacctttgagggagtcatGAAAAATTGGTTTTCATCCCTTacacaaccaaacaacgtaaaatgattgaaaaggggaaaatcacATGAACGTAGTATAAAAAAAACCTACTACTCTCCAGAAAACCTAAGACTGCTTCCAAGCGTACAAGTCGACATCAAATCTcggtggaagaagaacaacaagcacAAACGCCGTTCTACCTCCATATTCCATACTACGTTATTGAAAGAGATCAAGCCCGGTGGCCCTCGCTCAAGACGTCCGACAAAACAAGTTCTTGCGGTTGTAGAGATCGAATCAGTGGATAAACACattagagattgtacccaaatacaaaaatcaataaaaattattttgttcACTTATTTTGAGTTCGTTATTTTGCAGACTctgaaatttgtgtttacacCGACATCCAGACTTCAAAAACGACAAAACCACAACACAGATCCATAAAAAGTCTCAAGTACGGGAAGCTTGTATCCATTTTTATACCATTCTCAAAGCAAAATGAAGAAAAACCTAAAACACTTTGATAGTGACAACATCTTGATCTCATATTCATTTATTTGATCTTGAAACTTCCTTAAACAGTCACTGATTTAGTTCTTGTATCTGATAGCAGCTTCAGAGTCCCGAATGCGAGATACCATTGTTGGATCTCCTCGAACCCTATCAACAGCAAAGCTTATCCTCATTGGACGACCTAAAAGCTCCTTACCATCCATAGCATCTTTTGCAGATACCGCAAAATCATCCTTGGCAAAGTAAACAAATCCAAACCCTCTAGACCTTCCTGTGACTTTATCATACATTATCCTCACTTCTGTCACCTCACCAAAATTGGAGAAAGCATCCAACAAAGATCTCTCATCAACCGACCAAGACAACCCAGCAACAAacagcttattattattattggggGGAGCTGAAACGGACGAAGACAACGATCGATAATACGGACTAAAACTCGAGGTAGGGTTGTAAAAAGCAGCTGATGTTCTTCTTGCAAATAACTTTAGACTGTTCATTGCTCACACATTCCCTTTCCTGTCCAATTTAGATTGGAATGCGCTCAGAAAAATTCAATCCATTTTGAGGGGTATCTCACAAACTTAAACTTTATCTTTTACCCATCTTCTTCCCCCACCTCACAGTCATAGGGCTCACATTCCATTCAACCAATTTCTCAGATTATTAAATCTAATTGTCTTTGATAATTATTCAAAGACCATATAGCCATATATGATGTTTGTGATTTTTAACCGATACATGATGTTTGTAGGTAATTTTGAGAAGTTTAACAATTGAAAAAGCCcagaaaaaatatcaaattgaaGAACCATAGGTTAATGTCAAATATAAATAATTGCTACTTATATTAGGGTAGGGAGTATATACTAGACGAAGAAAAGCAGAATCAATATAAACGTCATCCAAAATAGAGGGAACAAATTTAGCTAAACCATAAAAGGAGGGGGGAATGGAAAAAAATACAAGAAGAGAAGGAATGATACCTGAGAAACGAACTTCAATCCGAAAAAGGAGCACCGCGGACACAGGGGCGGATACAGGGGTACATTACAGTCAAACCCAGAAAACTCTCCACACAATTAAACGcgattatttctctctcctcaactccTCAAACACTGAAACGGTAGATCTGAATTTCGATTTCCGGCGCCGGCTTCCCTTCACCGTGGCTTCTGTATTCTTCCCCCGGCTATTCGGCGACGACGACTCACCCAGAGTTACGAGCTAGTAAGTTTTcttaattttagtttttttttttccagttatTTAGACTTTGAATCTGAATTAATGGGTGAATAATCTGCCTGAGCATTCCCGTTAAGGCATTAACGATTGGTCGATTGATTGCGTTGGTGTTGGGGGTAATCTGAATTAATCTGTGGATATAGGCGCATGAATTAGCCCTATTAAGGACAATTGTTGATTTGTTGTTAATTAGAATTAAGAAACAAATGAGATGACGcttaaagcaaaaaaaaaactactaaTTTTTTAAACTAACCAGTATAATTGAGCAAAAAAACGCCCCTGTTAACAATGAATTGATAATGAATTTCTAATGAGTAATGACCAACTGACCATATAATTGAGTAATGTGCTTATTAAACAAATCAAAAAGCCTCCAACttggagtactccgtataaaatatCACAATGTCAGAGCTCTACCTAGCTTAATTCAATTAGCTTaagtttgaattttattttccaaTTGTTAAGAGTGGACTTTAATTTCTGttcttttgattttaaatttcaGTTACAAAGGATGCTAAACAGGAGCTTAGAATTCTTTTGGAAGGGAGGTGGAGGAAAATCACATGAGTCCTCTAATTCATCTTCTCCAACTTCATGAGAAGTCCCTGTGCAAGAAAATGAGCAAGAGGTTAAgagaaatttcaaaacaattccCTTGATTGGCATATCAAGTGGTATTTTCGTAATTAtaatgaaaaaatatacaatTTAAAGATTGCGATGTacaatatatttgatattttaaaaaagtaaaaataaaagaaaataattttaatataaaaagagattgtaaaatatttagattgtatattttgataatttatttacGAAAATACCACTCGATATGCTTACCTTGTCAATCAAGGGGATTGATCGGGCAGAGCTCGGAGGTTAATGTCCCTCCCATTCAAGAAGAAAATAAGGATGAAGTTCCTAGTTCTATGCCATCTGAAACCCTGCTCAAAGTACAGCAAGAACTCATTGTGAAAAAGCTATTTATGATGTTGATCTTCTTCCTCACGATCCTGGGGAAAGAAAGCCAATGTCCTTTTATACTCATGATGATCGAGAtgttaagttatgatacatataaacgaatataaatcatgcggaaaaaccataaacgccaggattccaaattaattgccacataacaattagcataattaggatgcatactctttgtagcgtgccctcccttgctgcgcccgaaccaaacaagaacaagtctttaggactccaagtgtcgtccctccgtagaaagtccacagcacgtccggatccgcctaaagattgaccaactagaatcgcccttaaggtactaaaatattcggctattgtgggcaagtgtatgactgaatttttgctcaaattcttacctttgaatacttcaaactcgttataaattatgagccttgaactcatatttatagaccatggaataagcaatcgaatcctactaggatacggattaattaaattagaatcgtagcagaactctaaattaattaatctatctttttaggattagcaaattcaatcaacaaatgaatcctatacgctttaggcttcgtaagtgaacacaaacacacacgcacgcacagcagcccacgagagGCCCCATGTGCGCGCGCAGCCCaagcactcgcagcccactcgccacgaagcccacacgctacggcagccttgggcgcgcgctgggcttgccttgcggtgggcctggcgcagccttgggctggcgtgttgtggcgcgcgtttcccttgctggacgtgggcctggcttcgtgatcgGCCTTCGTCTAGGAagttcgtccgatgctaattcgtacgacgcgcttccgactaatttcccgattccggaattcatttccgatacgaacaatatttagcATTTCCAAtaccggaattaatttccgtctggaacaaatttttaatatttccgtttcctgaattatttttcgattccgataatatttccgattctgacaatattcccgtttccagcaatatttccgattccgacaatatttccatttccgataatattttccgatacgtaccatgtttccgtttccggcaacatctacgacttggataatatttatattttcgatacgatccatattttcgtttccggcaatatcatcgtttccggagtattcatttacttgcctttgacgatctcagttcccactgaaaccaagatccgtcgattccgaatatgtattagatagagtattcaatgtcattaaatacttgatccgtttacgtactatttgtgtgaccttacgggttcagtcaagagtaagatgtggattaatatcattaatccacttgaactgaagcggcctctagctaggcatacagtgttaggttatgatacatatgacaattcataaatcatgcggaaaaaccataaagccaggaaaacatattatttacacataatcatttagcatagtttagatgcatacactttgttgcgtgccttccctagctgcgcccgaaccgaacaagaacaagtctttaggactctaagtgtcgtccctccgtagatagtccacagcacgtccggatccgccttaagattgaccaactagaatcgcccttaaggtactattattttcggcacttttaggcaaatgtgtgactgaatttttctctcaaaaactcactttgaatacttgaaaactcgttgtaaatatgtgaccctaggcacctatttatagagttatggaaaaggatttggaatcctattaggatactaatttatttaattataatcctactaggactctaattaaataaactaaatcttttaggattagatttaatcatatgacgaatcccggtagccttaggattcgagtaacacacttcgagtaatacgctagcaccgcacgcaggccttgcggcccacgcacagcgccagcccactcgtcgcagccccgcgcgcgcgcctaagCTTCggttgggcctggcttttgcgctgggcctggtcgtatgcttggcgtgtggttgttgcgcttggcttgctgggcgatggccggcttcgtgctgggccttcgtctggcaggcctcgtccgatgctaattcgtacgatgcggcttccgattaaattctcgattccgtaattcatttccgatacgaacaatatttaatatttccgattccggaattaatttccgtttcgaacaaatatttaatatttccgtttccggaactattttccgattccgataatatttccgattctgacaatatttccgtttccggcaatatttccgattccggcaatatttccatttccgataatattttccgatacgtaccatgtttccgtttccggcaacatctacgacttggataatatttatatttccgatacgatccatatttccgtttccggcaatatcatcgtttccggagtattcatttcttgcctgtgacgatctcagctcccactgaaaccaagatccgtcgattccgaatatccatagatggagtatttaatgcctttaaatacttgatccgtttacgtactatttgtgtgaccctacgggttcagtcaagagtaagctgtggattaatatcattaattccacttgaactgaagcggcctctagctaggcattcagctcacttgatctcactgaattattaacttgttaattaatactgaaccgcatttattagacttaacattgaatgcatacttggaccaagggcattatttccttcagtctcccacttgtccttagggacaagtgtgcatttcctaattcctttgtcgctcgatgcttgctcttgaacataaggtaagagttgtcatccttattatgtccagaggtgttcctcggtttcagagttcaactgatcaaataaacagataatcatagcctatgattcatccgagcacggccatgcatttcacagtttctagctctccgagtggccttgtacaacttttaagcatctcatcccgatttatgggaggacaatcccaatcttgcgatcttgagattagacttcgtttgataggtgattacctgagcgttgcctttatagcctccttttacggtgcgacggttggtcaacgtcaaagtaaccagttctcaaacaagtaatttcaaatcactcaggtattgaggaattagtgtctaataattttaatgaaatttacttatgacagattttcatctcttacagtaaagtttcataggtcttgtccgatactagtcttcccaaagtaagtatctatgtaaatgattatgacattgccatgtccacatagttcaagaaacagaactactagtcatcttgcattctaatcgtctaacgttttctatgcgtccaattttatagaaaactccgactagggaccattttcaacctttgacattcaagttcacttgatagacatttcttagtcacaggactggtcctgacagtctatcttgaatatatcgtcaaattgaagggactcatcatttaatactaaacaaagattaaatggaatatgaaaatacatttcatatatgataaatgttcaacccctaatgttttacaaccatgggcctcgaacccatctttaaaacatttcatggaattcaaagctatgcttgatttccagtgctacaatgtgagtgttgcttctcacttgttgcataggtttagttatcatgctttgccaatcttaatatctttttcatcgaacgatattcgagataggatgataagatcttttgagtttgtttattatgtgatctagtctttcttacttcgatagtggttctacgcattttgcaatgaagagccatcaagttagcagacatgtgatccacccaagttcaatgaagaac encodes:
- the LOC110796896 gene encoding glycine-rich RNA-binding protein 4, mitochondrial-like, giving the protein MNSLKLFARRTSAAFYNPTSSFSPYYRSLSSSVSAPPNNNNKLFVAGLSWSVDERSLLDAFSNFGEVTEVRIMYDKVTGRSRGFGFVYFAKDDFAVSAKDAMDGKELLGRPMRISFAVDRVRGDPTMVSRIRDSEAAIRYKN